The following are encoded together in the Abyssisolibacter fermentans genome:
- a CDS encoding MarR family winged helix-turn-helix transcriptional regulator — translation MRREEIGEYILNILPMFHRKLFKGVFKKESMRHIQLVSMVNKNDGKPMKFYCKNLMISKPNLSKMVNKAIEEGLIERENDEKDRRIIKLFITEKGKEIIEIRKQDIKKAISNNLKGLNDDDIIKLQKNFEEIQVIFDKL, via the coding sequence ATGAGAAGAGAAGAAATAGGTGAATATATATTGAATATTTTGCCAATGTTTCATAGGAAACTTTTTAAAGGAGTCTTTAAAAAAGAATCTATGAGGCATATTCAATTGGTGTCAATGGTAAATAAAAATGACGGTAAACCTATGAAATTTTATTGTAAAAACCTAATGATATCAAAACCAAATTTATCAAAAATGGTTAATAAAGCAATAGAAGAAGGCTTAATTGAAAGGGAAAATGACGAAAAAGATAGACGTATAATAAAACTATTTATAACAGAAAAAGGTAAAGAAATTATAGAAATTAGAAAACAAGATATAAAGAAGGCAATATCTAATAATCTAAAGGGATTAAATGATGACGATATTATAAAGTTACAAAAAAACTTTGAAGAAATACAAGTGATTTTTGATAAATTGTAG
- a CDS encoding GNAT family N-acetyltransferase: MIKRLMDKDNAKLMAYLIEEREINLFMIGDIENYGYDEKVIKIWTDLNERDEIVGVLLRYRNFYIVYSKGDYNAHGFADIINASTFDAVSGKKDTLLKIKDLIEHKKYKEFYFAKITKDKFVEGNEELALAQKATADDVDDILQLRETIEEFDGKVNRKVFEEELEKNLRRVYFVKEDDKCVAEASTTAENSQSAMIVGVCTDKDYRRKGYATICVKVLCKDLFKKDKTLCLFYDNPNAGRIYKRIGFEDIDKWITII, from the coding sequence ATGATTAAGAGACTCATGGATAAAGACAATGCAAAGCTTATGGCATATCTAATAGAGGAAAGAGAAATAAATTTATTTATGATAGGAGATATTGAAAACTATGGATATGACGAAAAAGTAATAAAAATTTGGACTGATTTAAATGAGAGAGATGAAATAGTTGGAGTGTTACTAAGATATAGGAATTTTTATATAGTGTATTCAAAAGGTGACTATAATGCTCATGGTTTTGCAGATATAATAAATGCTTCTACTTTTGATGCTGTATCGGGTAAAAAAGATACGCTATTGAAAATAAAAGATTTGATTGAGCATAAGAAATATAAAGAATTTTATTTTGCAAAAATTACTAAGGATAAATTTGTAGAAGGGAACGAGGAATTAGCACTAGCTCAAAAAGCAACAGCTGATGATGTTGATGATATATTACAGCTCAGAGAAACCATAGAAGAATTTGATGGAAAAGTAAATAGGAAAGTTTTTGAAGAAGAATTAGAGAAAAATTTAAGAAGAGTTTATTTTGTTAAAGAAGATGATAAATGTGTAGCAGAAGCATCAACAACAGCAGAAAATTCACAATCTGCTATGATTGTAGGTGTTTGCACTGATAAAGATTATAGACGAAAGGGATATGCAACAATTTGTGTGAAAGTACTATGCAAGGATTTATTTAAAAAGGATAAAACACTTTGTTTATTCTATGATAATCCAAATGCAGGGAGGATATATAAAAGGATTGGCTTTGAAGACATAGATAAATGGATTACAATAATATAA
- a CDS encoding ABC transporter ATP-binding protein yields the protein MLKLFKGLKPFKVSVVMIIIFTLIQALSELFLPTLMANIVDIGIVNHDINYIIKVGIIMLGVASLGIAAALYTSYLGAKVGNGFARNLRNKIFKKVEGYSLNEFDEIGTASLITRTTNDVTQIQNAIIAMLRIFVRAPLMAVGGIIMAVSKNPSLSLVIIFVVIALGIIIAIVVTKSMPMFNARQVKLDKLNLVLRERLTGIRVIRAFNKIDHEKRRFEQSNRELTDISIKVNKIMAALMPIMSLLFNITSIAIIWFGSFKINAGIMPVGDLMAFIQYATQIMMSLLMLSMVFILIPRASASAVRINEVLNIQSNIKDPIIDNNKIVDVKEDNTNEKLRGYLEFKDVTFRYSNAEGPALENISFKSNPGEITAIIGGTGSGKSTLINLITRFYDVSSGSVLVDGVDVREISQAALRRKIGLVPQKAVLFTGNIIDNIRFGKEDASEQEVIHAAKIAQADEFVSSMADKYHSNIAQGGNNLSGGQKQRLSIARALVKKPEIYIFDDSFSALDFKTDAKLRNALNKEIKNDTVLIVAQRVTTVMNADRIIVLENGKIADIGTHKELLNSCEVYKQIVLSQLSEEELA from the coding sequence ATGCTAAAGTTGTTTAAAGGTCTGAAACCTTTTAAGGTATCAGTGGTTATGATAATTATTTTTACACTCATACAGGCACTTTCAGAATTATTTTTACCTACATTAATGGCTAATATAGTTGATATTGGTATTGTAAATCATGATATTAACTATATCATAAAAGTAGGTATTATAATGCTTGGAGTTGCAAGTTTAGGTATAGCAGCAGCTTTATATACAAGTTATTTAGGTGCAAAAGTAGGAAATGGATTTGCTAGAAACTTAAGGAATAAAATTTTTAAAAAAGTCGAAGGTTATTCTTTAAATGAATTTGATGAGATAGGTACAGCTTCATTAATAACTAGGACTACAAATGATGTTACACAAATTCAAAACGCGATTATAGCTATGCTTAGAATATTTGTTAGAGCACCATTGATGGCTGTTGGCGGAATTATTATGGCAGTTTCTAAAAATCCCTCGCTGTCATTAGTGATTATTTTTGTTGTAATCGCATTAGGTATAATAATAGCTATTGTAGTCACTAAAAGTATGCCAATGTTTAATGCTAGGCAAGTAAAGCTAGATAAATTAAATTTAGTTTTAAGAGAGAGACTAACAGGGATTAGAGTAATTCGTGCATTTAATAAAATAGATCATGAAAAAAGAAGGTTTGAACAATCAAACAGGGAATTGACCGATATTTCTATTAAGGTTAATAAAATTATGGCAGCATTAATGCCTATTATGTCACTTTTATTTAATATTACGTCTATAGCAATAATTTGGTTTGGTTCATTTAAAATAAATGCTGGAATAATGCCGGTAGGAGATTTAATGGCATTTATACAATATGCAACACAAATAATGATGTCATTGCTTATGCTATCAATGGTATTTATTTTGATACCAAGAGCATCTGCTTCAGCAGTAAGGATTAATGAGGTACTTAATATCCAGTCAAATATAAAAGATCCTATTATAGACAATAATAAAATTGTGGATGTTAAGGAAGACAATACAAATGAAAAATTACGAGGTTATTTAGAGTTTAAAGATGTAACATTTAGATATAGTAATGCAGAAGGACCTGCTTTAGAAAATATTTCGTTTAAGTCAAACCCAGGAGAAATAACAGCAATAATTGGGGGTACTGGTTCCGGTAAATCAACACTAATAAATTTGATCACTAGATTTTATGATGTTAGTAGTGGAAGTGTGTTAGTAGATGGTGTTGATGTAAGAGAAATATCTCAAGCTGCCTTACGAAGAAAAATAGGATTAGTTCCACAAAAAGCAGTACTTTTCACAGGAAATATAATCGATAACATAAGATTTGGTAAGGAAGATGCTAGCGAACAAGAAGTTATCCATGCTGCTAAAATAGCGCAAGCAGATGAATTTGTTAGCAGTATGGCAGATAAATATCATTCAAATATAGCTCAAGGAGGTAATAATCTGTCAGGAGGACAAAAACAACGATTATCAATAGCGAGGGCATTAGTTAAAAAACCGGAAATATATATATTTGATGATAGTTTTTCAGCCTTAGATTTTAAGACAGATGCTAAATTACGAAATGCTCTTAATAAAGAAATTAAGA
- a CDS encoding amino acid ABC transporter permease, whose amino-acid sequence MSYYVDITKFILQGSMITFKLYAVTIIFSIPLGILCAAAKLSKFKLVRFILELYTWIFRGTPLLLQLFFTYFALPIIGIKFSQFQAAAITFVFNYGAYFTEIFRGGISSIDRGQYEAAKVLGMNYRQTMTRIILPQATKRILLPVSNEAINLIKDTALVAAIGIGDILRASKEVLTRDFVISPFIIAALIYLLITSFVVLLFKKLEKKYSIYD is encoded by the coding sequence TTGTCTTATTATGTTGATATAACAAAATTCATACTACAAGGTAGCATGATTACATTTAAACTATATGCTGTTACTATCATATTTTCTATACCGTTAGGTATATTATGTGCAGCAGCAAAGCTTTCTAAATTTAAATTAGTACGTTTTATATTAGAGTTATATACATGGATTTTTAGAGGAACTCCATTATTATTACAATTATTTTTTACTTACTTTGCTTTACCTATAATAGGCATTAAGTTTAGTCAATTTCAAGCAGCAGCTATAACATTTGTGTTTAATTATGGTGCATATTTCACTGAGATATTTAGAGGTGGTATTTCTTCTATTGACAGAGGACAATATGAGGCAGCAAAGGTATTAGGAATGAATTATAGACAAACTATGACGAGGATAATATTACCACAAGCAACAAAAAGAATATTATTACCCGTTAGCAATGAAGCTATAAATCTTATAAAAGATACAGCTCTGGTAGCTGCAATAGGAATAGGAGATATATTACGTGCATCTAAAGAGGTGTTAACAAGAGATTTTGTTATAAGTCCATTTATAATAGCAGCACTGATATATTTATTGATAACTTCATTTGTTGTATTGTTATTTAAGAAACTTGAAAAAAAATATTCTATATATGATTAG
- a CDS encoding isochorismatase family cysteine hydrolase translates to MYDKINQKSNELIEFMIEEKSKMKNIDITSLHYNKTVLIIVDMVKGFSDYGLLSSPRVKKLVPSIVSLQRKCKESSIYTIAFVDNHTEQSIELKFRPKHCIKGTREDELVNEIKEVGIDKIISKNSTNGFVAKEFLNWLEENEDRYDNFIVVGVCTDICISQFVLTLKAYFNENNMDKRVIVPIDYVDTYDFGIHSGDIMNLISIYQMLDNGIEVIKDL, encoded by the coding sequence TGATTGAAGAAAAAAGTAAGATGAAAAACATAGACATAACGAGCCTACATTATAATAAAACAGTACTTATTATAGTGGATATGGTAAAGGGTTTTAGTGATTATGGATTATTGAGCAGTCCTAGAGTAAAAAAATTAGTACCTAGTATTGTGTCTTTACAAAGGAAATGTAAAGAGAGTAGTATATATACAATAGCTTTTGTAGATAATCATACAGAACAATCAATTGAGTTGAAATTCAGACCAAAGCATTGTATTAAGGGTACTAGAGAAGATGAGCTGGTAAATGAAATCAAAGAAGTAGGTATAGATAAAATAATATCAAAAAATTCTACAAATGGATTTGTAGCTAAGGAATTTTTAAACTGGTTAGAAGAGAATGAAGATAGATATGATAATTTTATTGTAGTAGGAGTTTGTACTGATATATGTATATCACAATTTGTATTAACTTTAAAAGCGTACTTTAACGAAAATAATATGGATAAGAGAGTGATTGTTCCAATTGATTATGTTGATACATATGATTTTGGAATACATAGTGGTGATATTATGAATTTAATATCTATATATCAAATGCTTGATAATGGAATTGAAGTAATTAAAGACTTGTAG
- a CDS encoding trypsin-like peptidase domain-containing protein, with amino-acid sequence MILKTKPIKSLLLETKEPFIDIKEHNRNYNSCYVRKIMFHRYIGIPNIEDDYIKSIKELDTFLYESNVPYVKCHDNLEKLFFPKEVDEMQKVWSRYIEYEQKGINPHDLLKLDMGHVFNDDILEWTKKMAFKSVLELYSKDNIINTTIKKNFAIKILLWINNYLPKLFHENYNSVTPKFVYIGDIKKNELYFLIFLFRIGCDILYINPKGDVTNILPYISKLSNATIHDKKSNLSIELSKHRSILHNCDIKSDNSKTRRVVTKEKEKVNNVQVSTPLKPLKSRTESEKSYEEIAKLAEAVVMIKVYDKLGKLKGGGSGVLIRDDGYIITNFHVVSKGVAYGVLFENDANEYKTYKLIKYHTDYDLALIKVNRHTKAIPCSKDSNLIRGQKIVTIGSPLGLFNTVSDGIISGFRSFDNLNMIQITAPISSGSSGGALLNMKGELIGITSAGFDEGQNLNLAVPIKYIKQFISNFI; translated from the coding sequence TTGATTTTGAAAACAAAGCCTATAAAATCCTTGTTATTAGAGACAAAAGAACCATTTATAGATATTAAAGAGCATAATCGCAATTATAATTCATGTTATGTTAGAAAAATAATGTTCCATAGATATATAGGAATACCTAATATTGAGGATGATTATATAAAAAGTATAAAAGAATTAGATACATTTTTATATGAGAGTAATGTACCATATGTTAAATGTCATGATAATCTAGAAAAATTATTTTTTCCAAAAGAAGTAGATGAAATGCAGAAAGTATGGTCTAGGTATATTGAATATGAACAAAAAGGCATTAATCCACATGATTTGTTAAAATTAGATATGGGTCATGTTTTTAATGATGACATACTAGAATGGACGAAAAAAATGGCCTTTAAATCTGTTCTAGAATTATATAGTAAAGACAATATAATAAACACAACAATTAAAAAGAATTTTGCAATTAAGATATTATTATGGATTAATAATTATTTACCTAAGCTTTTTCATGAAAATTATAATAGTGTTACACCTAAATTTGTATATATAGGAGATATAAAGAAAAATGAACTGTATTTTTTAATATTTCTATTTAGAATTGGTTGTGATATTTTGTACATTAATCCAAAAGGTGATGTTACAAATATACTACCTTACATATCAAAATTATCAAATGCTACAATTCATGACAAAAAATCTAATTTGAGTATTGAACTATCAAAACATAGGTCTATTTTACATAATTGTGATATTAAAAGTGACAATAGTAAAACAAGAAGAGTAGTAACTAAGGAAAAAGAAAAAGTCAACAATGTTCAAGTTTCTACACCACTAAAACCACTAAAATCAAGAACAGAATCAGAAAAAAGCTATGAAGAAATTGCAAAGCTGGCGGAAGCAGTAGTAATGATAAAAGTGTATGATAAGCTAGGTAAGTTAAAGGGCGGAGGTTCAGGTGTACTTATAAGAGATGATGGATATATAATTACAAATTTTCATGTTGTATCAAAAGGTGTAGCTTATGGTGTATTATTCGAAAATGATGCAAATGAGTATAAAACATATAAATTGATCAAATATCATACTGATTATGATCTTGCATTGATAAAAGTTAATAGACATACAAAAGCAATACCATGTAGTAAAGATTCTAATTTGATAAGAGGTCAGAAGATTGTCACGATTGGTAGTCCATTAGGCTTATTTAACACAGTTTCAGATGGTATCATATCAGGATTTAGAAGCTTTGATAATTTAAATATGATACAAATCACAGCACCTATATCATCTGGCAGTTCAGGCGGAGCATTGTTAAACATGAAAGGAGAGCTTATAGGAATTACATCAGCAGGCTTTGATGAAGGTCAGAATCTTAACTTGGCTGTTCCAATAAAGTATATAAAACAATTTATAAGTAATTTTATATGA
- a CDS encoding TIGR00266 family protein, translating into MNYEVLYKGSFPMIKVNLIKGESIKAESGAMVAMSSTVDVEGKLEGGLLKGIGRKLSGEKFFFQTLKANRGNGEAYFAASSPGGVLVLDLDGMNEYILQKDGFLASTEDVTIDSKVQNLAKGLFSGEGFFVLRVSGKGTLFVSSFGEIHEIDIPAGEEYIVDNEHLVAWPSTVPYTIEKASSGWISSFTSGEGLVCKFTGPAKIYIQTRNPSSFGHWMKSIIGQ; encoded by the coding sequence ATGAATTACGAAGTTTTATATAAAGGTTCATTTCCAATGATTAAAGTTAACTTAATTAAAGGTGAAAGTATTAAGGCTGAATCAGGTGCAATGGTAGCTATGTCTAGTACTGTAGATGTTGAAGGTAAACTAGAAGGTGGATTATTAAAGGGAATTGGTAGAAAATTATCAGGAGAAAAATTCTTTTTCCAAACTTTAAAAGCTAACAGGGGTAATGGAGAAGCATATTTTGCTGCATCCTCACCTGGTGGAGTATTGGTATTAGATCTTGATGGAATGAATGAATACATATTGCAAAAAGATGGCTTTTTAGCCTCAACTGAAGATGTAACAATTGATTCTAAAGTTCAAAATCTAGCAAAAGGTCTTTTTTCAGGAGAAGGATTCTTTGTTTTAAGAGTTAGTGGAAAAGGGACTTTATTTGTAAGTTCTTTTGGAGAAATTCATGAAATTGACATACCTGCTGGAGAGGAATATATTGTTGACAATGAACATTTAGTAGCTTGGCCTAGTACTGTACCTTATACTATTGAAAAAGCTTCTAGCGGATGGATTTCTTCTTTTACTTCAGGCGAAGGTTTAGTATGTAAATTTACTGGACCTGCAAAAATTTATATTCAAACGCGAAATCCTTCCAGCTTTGGACATTGGATGAAATCTATTATTGGTCAATAA
- a CDS encoding CAP domain-containing protein → MLRSKTVKCSFNLIIVVCILLLSITAYANENISIIDLKDIDNTQWFYADVNTLIQNKIINGYPDNTFRPKEKVKVNEFIKMVVTALNFEVKGNLENWEQGYINKAIEKGLITEKEFDNYDRSISRGEMSRIIFNSIDEKYNDDIKKYSAHIKDYSDIQESDKDMALKVYSKGIITGFPDGTFGFDKTATRAEASVIIVRMLYNDRRILPSDEWSNKTDFEYRGIDIGTNENEVIKLLENPDRIDVESSGDKWYVYNKDYSKFGMILIKDNKVAGYYTNSVFTNVNGLTIDSSLDEIKKNYPTSNTENYVTINNKDFKAYIYIYDEKVLGLLVLDSQINYKPQLSQNNMTNMELQLFDIVNAERVKRGSYKLIWSEKANVSARLHSKDMAENDYFDHNNKNGKSPFDRMQAQGIKYMAAGENIAAGQKDVFEVHSAWMNSEGHRANILNEKYTHLGIGIEAPTDKYYPYYTQNFYKPMD, encoded by the coding sequence ATGTTACGGTCTAAAACAGTAAAATGTAGTTTTAATTTAATAATTGTTGTGTGCATTTTACTATTATCAATAACTGCATATGCAAATGAAAATATTTCAATAATAGATTTGAAAGATATTGATAATACTCAATGGTTTTATGCAGATGTAAATACTCTAATACAAAATAAAATAATAAATGGTTATCCAGATAATACATTTAGACCAAAAGAAAAAGTAAAAGTAAATGAATTTATAAAAATGGTTGTAACTGCTTTGAATTTTGAGGTAAAAGGTAATCTTGAAAATTGGGAACAAGGTTATATAAATAAAGCAATAGAAAAAGGTTTGATAACTGAAAAAGAGTTTGACAACTATGATAGAAGTATTTCAAGAGGAGAAATGTCGAGAATAATATTTAATAGTATAGACGAAAAATACAATGATGATATAAAAAAATATAGTGCTCATATAAAAGACTATTCAGATATACAAGAGTCTGACAAAGACATGGCACTAAAGGTTTATTCAAAAGGTATAATAACAGGATTCCCAGATGGTACATTTGGTTTTGACAAAACAGCTACTAGAGCCGAAGCTTCAGTAATCATTGTGAGAATGCTTTATAATGATAGAAGAATATTACCTAGTGATGAATGGTCAAATAAAACTGATTTTGAATATAGAGGTATTGATATTGGAACAAATGAAAATGAAGTAATAAAATTACTTGAAAATCCAGATAGAATTGACGTCGAGTCATCAGGAGACAAGTGGTATGTATACAACAAAGATTATTCTAAGTTTGGTATGATTTTAATAAAAGATAACAAGGTTGCAGGTTATTATACTAATTCAGTATTTACAAATGTTAATGGACTGACAATAGATAGCTCATTAGATGAGATAAAGAAAAATTACCCTACTAGCAATACTGAAAATTATGTAACTATAAACAATAAAGATTTCAAAGCGTATATTTATATTTATGACGAAAAAGTTTTGGGCTTATTAGTATTAGATTCACAAATAAACTATAAACCCCAATTATCACAAAATAACATGACTAACATGGAACTACAATTATTTGATATTGTAAATGCTGAGAGAGTAAAAAGAGGTTCATATAAACTTATATGGTCAGAAAAAGCAAATGTAAGTGCAAGACTACACAGTAAAGATATGGCAGAAAATGATTATTTTGACCATAATAACAAAAACGGAAAGAGTCCATTTGATAGGATGCAGGCACAAGGCATTAAATATATGGCAGCTGGCGAAAATATTGCAGCTGGGCAAAAAGATGTATTCGAAGTTCACAGTGCTTGGATGAATTCAGAAGGTCATAGAGCAAACATTTTAAATGAAAAGTATACACATTTAGGAATTGGTATTGAGGCTCCTACTGATAAGTATTATCCATACTATACTCAAAATTTCTATAAGCCAATGGATTAA
- a CDS encoding amino acid ABC transporter substrate-binding protein — protein sequence MKKSLILIIVVTMLATLFVGCSQKGEQGDNSLKEIKDKGKFILGLDDSFPPMGFRDQDGEIVGYDIDLAKEIAKRMGVELEVKPIDWDGNILSLNNKDIDVIWNGLSITEKRKEQILFSKEYAVNKQVIITNNDSKIDKKIDLKDKIVAVQLGSTGEEALNADTKIVESVKEVRKFSNFTEALLDLKAGRVDAVVIDEVVGKYYISKKAGDYKIASEDFGKEAYGVGFRKQDVKFRDEVDKILDDMREDGTMQKISEKWFGNYK from the coding sequence ATGAAAAAAAGTTTGATATTAATTATTGTGGTAACTATGTTAGCAACATTATTTGTTGGTTGTAGTCAAAAGGGTGAGCAAGGAGATAATTCATTGAAAGAAATCAAAGACAAAGGAAAATTTATTTTGGGCTTAGATGATAGTTTTCCACCAATGGGTTTTAGAGATCAAGATGGTGAGATTGTAGGATATGATATAGATTTAGCTAAAGAAATAGCTAAACGTATGGGTGTTGAATTAGAAGTAAAACCTATTGATTGGGATGGAAATATTTTGAGCTTAAATAACAAAGACATTGATGTAATATGGAATGGATTAAGTATTACTGAAAAGAGAAAAGAACAAATACTATTTTCCAAAGAATATGCTGTTAATAAACAAGTTATAATAACAAATAATGATTCCAAAATAGATAAAAAAATAGATTTAAAAGATAAAATTGTTGCAGTTCAATTGGGTAGTACAGGTGAAGAAGCGTTAAACGCTGATACTAAAATAGTAGAATCTGTAAAAGAAGTTAGGAAGTTTTCAAACTTTACGGAGGCATTACTTGATTTAAAAGCTGGCAGAGTAGATGCTGTAGTTATAGATGAAGTAGTTGGTAAGTATTATATTTCTAAAAAAGCTGGGGATTACAAGATAGCTAGTGAAGATTTTGGAAAAGAAGCATATGGTGTTGGATTTAGAAAACAAGATGTTAAATTCAGAGATGAAGTAGATAAGATATTAGATGATATGAGAGAAGATGGAACAATGCAGAAAATTTCTGAAAAATGGTTCGGTAATTATAAATAA
- a CDS encoding amino acid ABC transporter ATP-binding protein gives MEILKIKNVYKKFEKLEVLKNISLNVNKGEVISIIGPSGSGKSTLLRSIINLENIDSGTIEVDSQPIISVDSKGDNISENVIKQRCKKIGMVFQNFNLFPHKTVLENIIEALIIVENKSKQEAIQIAEKLLIKVGLLDKRDQYPSRLSGGQKQRVAIARALALNPEIMLFDEPTSALDPELVGEVLKVIKDLSKESITMVIVTHEMTFAKEVSDRVVFMDNGEIIEVSYPEKLFTNPDHPRIKSFLNKML, from the coding sequence ATGGAGATTTTAAAAATAAAAAATGTATATAAAAAATTTGAAAAGCTAGAAGTATTAAAAAATATATCTTTAAATGTAAATAAGGGTGAAGTTATATCAATAATAGGTCCTTCTGGTTCGGGTAAAAGTACATTGCTTAGAAGTATTATTAACTTAGAGAATATAGATAGTGGTACAATAGAAGTCGATAGTCAACCAATAATTTCTGTAGATTCTAAAGGAGATAATATATCAGAAAATGTAATTAAGCAAAGATGTAAAAAAATAGGAATGGTTTTTCAAAATTTTAATCTATTCCCTCATAAGACTGTGTTAGAAAATATTATTGAAGCTCTAATTATTGTAGAAAATAAGAGCAAACAAGAAGCTATACAAATTGCAGAAAAACTACTTATAAAGGTAGGTTTATTAGATAAAAGAGATCAATATCCTTCAAGATTGTCAGGAGGTCAGAAGCAGAGAGTTGCGATAGCTAGAGCTTTAGCATTAAATCCAGAAATAATGTTGTTTGATGAACCTACATCAGCTTTAGATCCAGAACTGGTTGGTGAAGTGTTAAAAGTAATAAAAGATTTATCAAAAGAAAGCATAACTATGGTTATAGTAACTCATGAAATGACTTTTGCTAAAGAGGTATCTGATAGAGTTGTATTTATGGATAATGGAGAAATAATAGAAGTTTCTTATCCAGAAAAATTATTTACAAACCCAGATCATCCTAGAATTAAAAGCTTTTTAAACAAAATGTTATAG
- a CDS encoding YccF domain-containing protein: MSLLGNLIWLILGGLISAIGWFLGGIIFCITVIGIPFGIQCFKISSLTLTPFGKDVEIGNFGAGGLIANIIWIILFGWELCLGHIVFGLILAVTIVGIPFAKQHFKLAKLAILPFGADIR; the protein is encoded by the coding sequence ATGTCATTATTAGGGAATTTAATATGGCTGATATTAGGTGGATTGATTTCAGCAATAGGATGGTTTTTAGGAGGTATTATTTTTTGTATTACTGTTATAGGTATACCTTTTGGAATTCAATGTTTTAAAATTAGCTCACTTACATTAACACCTTTTGGTAAAGATGTTGAAATTGGCAATTTTGGTGCAGGTGGACTTATAGCAAATATAATATGGATTATATTGTTTGGATGGGAGTTATGTTTAGGACATATAGTATTTGGTTTAATATTAGCTGTAACAATAGTAGGTATACCCTTCGCAAAACAACATTTCAAACTAGCAAAACTAGCAATATTACCATTTGGTGCAGATATTAGATAG